In Micromonospora sp. WMMD980, the following are encoded in one genomic region:
- a CDS encoding undecaprenyl-diphosphate phosphatase, translating to MTWVEAIVLGVVQGLTEFLPVSSSGHLRITSAIFFGRDAGASFTAVTQLGTEAAVLIYFFKDIWRIVRTWCLGLVDRSVRSSLDYRMGWYVIVGTIPIGILGLLFKDQIRTAGRNLYLISFTLIFFALVLAFAEYWGRQTRTLENFRMRDGVAMGLGQAMALIPGVSRSGGTLTVGLFLNLTRETAARYSFLLAIPAVVISGVFSLPDVFEPSAPGTAAPSVAQMVVATLIAFAIGYAAIAWLLRYVAHHTLYLFVLYRVALGTLVLCLLLTGTISAT from the coding sequence GTGACCTGGGTCGAGGCCATCGTCCTGGGCGTCGTCCAGGGGCTCACCGAGTTCCTGCCGGTGTCGTCGTCCGGGCACCTGCGGATCACCTCGGCGATCTTCTTCGGCCGCGACGCGGGGGCGTCGTTCACCGCGGTCACCCAGCTCGGCACCGAGGCCGCCGTCCTGATCTACTTCTTCAAGGACATCTGGCGGATCGTCCGCACCTGGTGCCTGGGCCTGGTCGACCGCTCGGTGCGCTCCAGCCTCGACTACCGGATGGGCTGGTACGTCATCGTCGGCACCATCCCGATCGGCATCCTGGGGCTGCTGTTCAAGGACCAGATCCGCACCGCCGGCCGGAACCTCTACCTGATCTCCTTCACGCTGATCTTCTTCGCCCTGGTGCTCGCGTTCGCCGAGTACTGGGGCCGACAGACCCGCACGCTGGAGAACTTCCGGATGCGCGACGGCGTGGCGATGGGCCTGGGGCAGGCGATGGCGCTGATCCCCGGCGTCTCCCGCTCGGGCGGCACGCTGACCGTCGGCCTGTTCCTCAACCTCACCCGGGAGACGGCGGCGCGCTACTCGTTCCTGCTGGCCATCCCGGCCGTTGTCATCTCCGGCGTGTTCAGCCTGCCGGACGTCTTCGAGCCGTCCGCGCCCGGCACCGCCGCGCCGAGCGTGGCGCAGATGGTGGTGGCCACGCTCATCGCGTTCGCCATCGGCTACGCGGCCATCGCCTGGCTGCTGCGCTACGTCGCACACCACACGCTCTACCTGTTCGTGCTCTACCGGGTGGCGCTCGGCACGCTGGTGCTCTGCCTGCTGCTCACCGGCACGATCAGCGCCACCTGA